In the Tenrec ecaudatus isolate mTenEca1 chromosome 16, mTenEca1.hap1, whole genome shotgun sequence genome, one interval contains:
- the COMTD1 gene encoding catechol O-methyltransferase domain-containing protein 1 → MTQPAPRFSMPTALALGSAALGAAFATGLFLGRRCPSWRSRPKSLLPPADSPLWQYLLSRSMREHPALRSLRLLTLEQPQGESMITCEQAQLLANLARLIKAKKALDLGTFTGYSALALALALPPAGRVVTCEVDAGAPELGRPLWRQAEEEHKIDLRLKPALETLDELLAAGEAGNFDLAVVDADKENCAAYYERCLQLLRPGGILAILRVLWHGEVLQPQQGDIEAQCVRNLNERVLRDARVHISLLPLGDGLTLAFKI, encoded by the exons ATGACCCAGCCTGCGCCTCGCTTCTCCATGCCCACCGCGCTGGCCCTGGGCTCAGCAGCACTGGGCGCTGCCTTCGCCACTGGCCTCTTCCTGG GGAGACGGTGCCCCTCGTGGCGGTCCCGACCGAAGAGTCTACTGCCTCCGGCGGACAGCCCCCTGTGGCAGTACCTGCTGAGCCGCTCCATGCGGGAGCACCCGGCGCTGCGGAGCCTGCGGCTG CTGACCCTGGAGCAGCCGCAGGGGGAGTCTATGATCACCTGTGAGCAGGCCCAACTCCTGGCCAACCTGGCACGGCTCATCAAGGCCAAGAAGGCGCTGGATCTGG GCACTTTCACGGGCTACTCGGCTCTGGCACTGGCTCTGGCGCTGCCCCCCGCTGGACGCGTGGTGACCTGCGAGGTGGACGCTGGAGCCCCGGAACTAGGGCGGCCCCTGTGGAGGCAG GCTGAAGAGGAGCACAAGATCGACCTCCGACTGAAGCCTGCCCTGGAGACGCTGG ATGAACTCCTGGCTGCTGGCGAAGCGGGCAACTTCGACCTGGCGGTGGTGGACGCCGACAAGGAGAACTGCGCAGCCTACTACGAGCGGTGCCTCCAGCTGCTGCGACCTGGCGGCATCCTAGCCATCCTCAGG GTCCTGTGGCACGGAGAAGTGCTGCAGCCTCAGCAGGGGGACATCGAGGCCCAGTGCGTGCGCAATCTGAACGAGCGTGTCCTGCGAGACGCAAGAGTCCATATCAGTCTCCTGCCCCTGGGTGATGGCCTCACCTTAGCCTTCAAGATCTAG